The DNA sequence GCAGTATTCCTGCCACCTTAGAAGGGATGCGATCGATCGTGGGAGATGGCACTACTCACGCGAACAACCATACCGCCAAGCTCGACTCTAACAATCTAGGACTTTCCTAGCCTTAAACTCGTCTCAAAATTCCTGTGAAGGGCTACCTCTGCGATCGCGCCGCCTATAGCCCTGCCTATACAAGTGGCTAATTAGCAACCTCACTGGTGCTATGAGCCATCTGGCATGGGTCGCAGAGGCCAAAAAACTCTAGGGTATGGTAGTAGATTTTGAACTGATGCGATCGCTGGAGCTGGGTTTCTAGCTCATGAACAGGACATTCATGAATGGGAATTGAGGCTCCACATTGCAGGCAAGTGAGATGGTGCTTATCTTCCTGGAGACAGCTATACAGCGATTCACCACTCGCTAATGTGCGTACTTGTACCACACCCTCTAATTTCAGAGCATCTAAAGAACGATAGACCGTAGCCAGACCCATACTTTGACTGTGGTTCCGCAATTCTACATAGAGATCTTGAGCAGAGACAGCTCGATTAAGGGTTTTCAGTAGGGCTAGAATACGCTCCTGGCTGCGGGTGCGTTGAGCTTTCATATAAAAACGTTCTCAAGCGGGATTTTGGTGAGGACGCAGTGTGTCCTTATCTTCCAACCTAAACGATCCAGACTGCACAAATTGGAAATCGCAGCCTTAGAATTAGGACAGGCTACGGTGTATAAGCCGTCCATTCACTCTTTAAGTTAAGGCGCTGCTGTGACTCGAAAGTATCAGGCTCGAATCTATGTTACCCTCCGCCCCTCCGTATTGGACCCAGCAGGCACCGCAGTGCAGTCAGGGCTGCAACATATGGGCTATGACAATGTGGAGCAAGTGCGAATTGGGAAGTATGTGGAATTGACGCTAACAGCGGCAGATGAAGCAGCGGCTCGACAGCAACTGGATCAAGTTTGCGACCAACTCCTCGCCAATCCTGTGATCGAGAATTATCGGTTTGAACTCACCGAATCAGCCACCCTTAGCTCAGGGGTAAATGCATGAAGTTTGGCATTGTCGTGTTTCCTGGCTCCAATTGCGATCGCGATGTGGCGACTGTGACCGAGGGCTTACTGCAGCAGCCCACTCGCATGGTCTGGCATGAGGAAAGTGATATTTCCGATTTAGATGTCGTGGTCGTTCCTGGCGGTTTCAGCTATGGCGACTACCTGCGCTGTGGAGCGATCGCGCGTTTTTCTCCCGTCATGCAAGCCACCCTTAAGCATGCTGAGCAAGGCAAGCTAGTCCTAGGAATTTGCAATGGTTTTCAGGTATTAACAGAAGCAGGATTACTGCCTGGTGCCTTGGTTCGAAACCGTGACTTGCACTTTATTTGCGATCGCGTCCCGGTCAAGGTGGAGCGCAATGATTTGCCTTGGACCCAGGAGTATCGAGCGGGTGAAGTGATTACCCTGCCAATCGCTCACGGGGAAGGCAGTTATTACGCGGACCCAGACAGCTTGGCGGAGCTAGAAGCCAATGGTCAAGTGCTGTTCCGTTATTGCACGGCGGCGGGAGCCCCTGAGAATGGCAGCAACCCCAATGGCTCACTCAACAACATTGCTGGCATTTGCAATCGTCGGGGCAATGTTTTAGGCATGATGCCTCACCCAGAGCGGGCTGCCGAACCCATTTTGGGCAATATCGACGGCATGAAGCTATTTCATGGCTTGTTGTCTGCGGTTGCTGCGATCGCCTAATTTTCTTAAGCCGCTGGAGCGATCGCTTAGCTTACTCAATCATGTAGCTAGAGCGATCGCTTCTGCTGTATTGGCCATCACCATCAATATTGGCTACGAGCATTGGCAACCACAGCGGGTTCCTATCTGTAGTCAGATGCGATCGCTGCCCAGACTCCCTTACTCTTAGGCTTTTAAAGCACAAAGGTTTCTGGATACGATTATGCGATTGTTGCGGCGTAAAAGATTTTGGCTATTCGTGGCTACGATCGCTGTAATTGCTTTAATTAGTGTGCTCTTTCTCAAGGGCTGGTTTCTCAATCTCAGGAACTGGCTGCGGACCTTAGGACCGTGGGCTATTCCTATGTTTATCACCGTCTATATCCTGATGACCCTAGCTGGGCTACCTAACGCCTTACTCATGCTCGGTTCTGGCACGTTATTTGGCTTTAGCAAAGGAGTGCTCTACGCCTCAATTGCCGACATCCTAGGAGCTACGGCTTGCTATGTCGTGGGCAAAACCATCGCCCGCAAACAAATCAAGAAATGGCTTGCTAAAAAT is a window from the Trichocoleus desertorum ATA4-8-CV12 genome containing:
- a CDS encoding transcriptional repressor → MKAQRTRSQERILALLKTLNRAVSAQDLYVELRNHSQSMGLATVYRSLDALKLEGVVQVRTLASGESLYSCLQEDKHHLTCLQCGASIPIHECPVHELETQLQRSHQFKIYYHTLEFFGLCDPCQMAHSTSEVAN
- the purS gene encoding phosphoribosylformylglycinamidine synthase subunit PurS; the encoded protein is MTRKYQARIYVTLRPSVLDPAGTAVQSGLQHMGYDNVEQVRIGKYVELTLTAADEAAARQQLDQVCDQLLANPVIENYRFELTESATLSSGVNA
- the purQ gene encoding phosphoribosylformylglycinamidine synthase subunit PurQ gives rise to the protein MKFGIVVFPGSNCDRDVATVTEGLLQQPTRMVWHEESDISDLDVVVVPGGFSYGDYLRCGAIARFSPVMQATLKHAEQGKLVLGICNGFQVLTEAGLLPGALVRNRDLHFICDRVPVKVERNDLPWTQEYRAGEVITLPIAHGEGSYYADPDSLAELEANGQVLFRYCTAAGAPENGSNPNGSLNNIAGICNRRGNVLGMMPHPERAAEPILGNIDGMKLFHGLLSAVAAIA
- a CDS encoding TVP38/TMEM64 family protein, which codes for MRLLRRKRFWLFVATIAVIALISVLFLKGWFLNLRNWLRTLGPWAIPMFITVYILMTLAGLPNALLMLGSGTLFGFSKGVLYASIADILGATACYVVGKTIARKQIKKWLAKNPKFLELDKAIARKGWKIILLTRLSPILPSSLLNYGFSCTKVKFRDYFIFTWIGMLPVVSFYVYLGSFGFRMFGKSGTPENLLIQLAGLLATIATALYTTRVAKQALRQAEDTA